One genomic region from Streptomyces sp. NBC_01431 encodes:
- a CDS encoding TIR-like protein FxsC, with translation MQGSVGAQGDEQKPYFFLSYAHTPKSDPKDKDPNLWVQRFFRDLCAHVMQLTPLPAGSAGFMDQQMQPGEGWQERLSEALAYCRVFVPLYSPRYFLSEQCGREWFAFSGRAAVQNTRVSHNNSNPVTGIVPALWVPVPTRQLPQPAERLQFNHATFGDEYADEGFYGLIKLNYLRDQYERAVYRLAKRIVSVAQQTQLEPGDPHQDYAKVPPAFGPSGGPARDMEVSVLACSRSSLPTGRSPDCYGSEALDWNPYHPASSRPLADHTVDVVRNLNYTVHLSDFEAEPQRILASGPPTGPGLLLLDRWALDARRRRELVDQLCAAPRPWISVMVPGNAADPQTRAYNEELTQQTDSVLASRTDESDGHRTPSAGLPTLEAFSKAIPGAVKAAVRHYEANAPTYPPPGSGGPMPRVLPGGIGYGTNGPASRGQSTDQDKNNGDKAEGSSDD, from the coding sequence GTGCAGGGATCAGTGGGGGCTCAGGGCGACGAGCAGAAGCCGTACTTCTTCCTCAGCTACGCGCACACGCCGAAGAGCGACCCCAAGGACAAGGACCCCAACCTCTGGGTGCAACGGTTCTTCCGGGACCTCTGCGCGCATGTGATGCAGCTGACGCCGCTCCCGGCGGGCAGTGCCGGCTTCATGGACCAGCAGATGCAACCCGGAGAGGGCTGGCAGGAGCGGCTCTCCGAAGCGCTCGCGTACTGCCGCGTGTTCGTTCCGCTGTATTCCCCGCGCTATTTCCTCAGCGAGCAGTGCGGCCGGGAGTGGTTCGCCTTCTCCGGCCGTGCCGCCGTCCAGAACACCCGCGTGAGCCACAACAACAGCAACCCGGTGACCGGGATCGTGCCCGCGCTCTGGGTGCCCGTCCCCACCCGCCAGTTACCGCAGCCCGCCGAGCGGCTCCAGTTCAACCACGCGACGTTCGGCGACGAGTACGCCGACGAGGGCTTCTACGGCCTCATCAAGCTCAACTACCTGCGGGACCAGTACGAACGCGCCGTCTACCGGCTGGCCAAGCGCATCGTGAGCGTGGCCCAGCAGACCCAGCTGGAGCCCGGCGACCCGCACCAGGACTACGCCAAAGTGCCTCCCGCGTTCGGCCCCAGCGGAGGACCCGCCCGCGACATGGAGGTGTCCGTCCTCGCCTGCTCGCGCTCCAGCCTCCCCACCGGCCGCAGTCCCGACTGCTACGGATCCGAGGCCCTCGACTGGAACCCCTACCATCCGGCCTCCTCCAGACCGCTCGCCGACCACACCGTCGATGTCGTACGCAACCTGAACTACACCGTGCACCTGAGCGACTTCGAGGCCGAACCCCAGCGGATCCTGGCCTCCGGACCGCCGACCGGGCCCGGTCTGCTGCTGCTCGACCGCTGGGCCCTGGACGCCCGGCGCCGCCGCGAGCTGGTCGACCAGCTCTGCGCCGCCCCCCGACCGTGGATCAGCGTGATGGTCCCGGGGAACGCGGCCGACCCTCAAACCCGCGCGTACAACGAAGAGTTGACGCAGCAGACCGACAGCGTGCTGGCCTCCCGCACCGACGAGAGCGACGGGCACCGCACGCCGAGCGCCGGACTGCCCACCCTGGAAGCCTTCAGCAAGGCGATCCCGGGGGCGGTCAAGGCGGCGGTCAGACACTACGAGGCCAACGCGCCGACCTATCCACCGCCCGGCAGCGGAGGGCCCATGCCCCGCGTGCTTCCGGGCGGCATCGGCTACGGCACCAATGGCCCGGCCAGCCGCGGTCAGAGCACGGACCAGGACAAGAACAACGGGGATAAGGCGGAGGGCTCATCAGATGACTGA